The Crocosphaera sp. UHCC 0190 DNA window AAACCAATCAGGATGGCCGGTGCCCATAGTGATATTAGCGATCGCAAAAAAGAACAAATTTTATTAACCTCATTAATTGATTGTATCCCTGATTTAGTCTTTTGTAAAGATGTTAAAGGGATGTATAAAATGTGTAATCATGCCTTTGAGAATTTTGTGGGATTAGATAGATCAGAAATCCTGGGTAAGACAGATTTTGAACTTTTTCTCCCAGAAGAAGCACTATTTTTTCGGCAACAAGATCGCCTCATGATGCAGCAAAAACAGTCTCGACGCAATGAAGAATGGCTTACCTATCCTGATGGTAGTCGTCGCTTAGTTGATACGTTAAAAACCCCGTTTTGTTGTGCTGAGGGTGAATTAATGGGAACCATTGGTATTAGTCGAGATATTACTGATCGCAAACACAAAGAAGAAGCGATCAAAAAACAAGCAGAACGAGATGCTTTACTTAGTAATATTGCTCGACAATTAATCGACCAAGATCTGAATGTTGCCATTAATTTTATCTTAGAAGCACTAGGGAAATTTACCAACTGCGATCGCAGTTATGTGATCCATTATTTTCCTGAAGAAAAAGCTTGGAGTATGCGCCATGAATGGTCTAGTGAATATACCTCATCAACTATTAGTGATTCTCAAAATATTCCCTTAGAAGTCTTTCCTTGGTTTTCTGAACAATTAATTAATGGCAAAGCAATTTGTATTAATCATGTTGACGATCTTCCCTTGGAAGCTATCGCAGAAAAAGATGCCTTTAAAAACAGTTTAAGCCCTACCTTAGTTGTGGTTCCCATGATGGCAGGTGGCAATATTTTGGGGTATTTAGGATTAGATGGAAAAGCATCAAAACGATGGACAAATAAAGAGGTAAACCTCTTAAAGTTAGTGGGAGAATTAATGGCAATTGCTGAAGCAAGAGCCAATGCAGAAGAAGCACAAAAAGACTCACAGGCAAGATTTGCTGGTATTTTAGATAATGCGAATGAAGCAATTATTTCCATAGACGAGAACCAAAATATTACCCTGTTTAATCATGCAGCAGAAAAAACCTTTGGTTACACAGCAGAGGAAGTGTTAGGGCAACCTTTTAATCTGTTAATTCCTACCCGTTTTACTGACTATCATCAGCAGCATATAAAAACATTTCGAGAAACCCCAGAAACCGCGAGACAAATGGGGGGCCGTCGTCCCGTTTTTGGGCAACGCAAAGATGAAACAGAATTTTTAGCAGAAGTGTCTATCTCTAAAATTAAACTGCGAGGCCGAACTATTTTTACGGCCATTGTTCGGGATATTACGGAACGAAAACAAGCAGAAGAAGCCCTCAAACAAGCAAAAGAAACTGCTGATGCCGCTAACCGAGCTAAAAGTGAATTTTTGGCCAGTATGAGTCATGAATTACGTACTCCCTTAAATGCCATTTTAGGGTTTACACAAGTGATGCAACGAGATCGTTCTTTAAATGAGGAACAACAGCAAAATTTAGGGATTATTGGTCGTAGTGGAGAACATTTATTAGAGTTGATTAATGATATTCTAGAGATGACGAAAATTGAAGCAGGGAGAACGACATTTAATCAAGTTAATTTTGATCTTTATCGTCTTCTCGATAACTTAGAATCAATGCTACACCTCAAAGCAGAAGAAAAGCAATTACAATTAATCTTTGAAAAAGTCCAAGATGTTCCCCAATATATTCAAACCGATGAAGGAAAATTACGTCAAGTATTAATTAATTTGTTAGGTAATGCCATTAAATTTACTCAAGAAGGGGGTGTTATTTTACGAGTTAAAGGAGAACGCCAAAAACGGAAAACCAAGTCCATTATTTTAACCTTTGAAGTAGAAGATACTGGCCCTGGTATTGCCCCTGAAGAAGTGGATCAATTATTTGAAGCCTTTGGACAAACAGAAACAGGTCGAAATTCCCAAGAAGGGACGGGGTTAGGGTTGCCCATTAGTCGAAAATTTGTCCAATTAATGGGGGGAGAAATTACCGTCAGCAGTGTGTTAGGTAGAGGTAGTTTATTTACTTTTAGTATTAAAGTTGACATCGTTACTGCTAATAAAATTAAAGTTCATAAACCCACCCGTCGCGTCATTGGTTTGGCCCCCGAACAACCCCAATATCGAATTTTAGTCGTGGATGATCGCCTAGAAAGTCGTATCCTGTTAGTCAAATTATTGTCTTCCCTGGGGTTTAATGTTCGTCAAGCAAGCAACGGACAACAAGCGTTAGATACTTGGGAAGCCTGGGAACCCCATTTAATTTGGATGGATATGAGAATGCCCGTTATTGATGGTTATAAAGCCACTCAACGCATTAAAGCGACGATGAAAGGACAAGCAACCGTAATTATTGCGTTAACAGCTAGTGCCTTTGAAGAAGAACGAAATTTGGTATTATCGGCAGGATGTGATGATTTTATGCGAAAACCTTTCAGAGAGGAGGTACTTTGGGGAAAAATTGCCCAACATCTCGGTGTGCGTTATCTTTATGAAGACGTAGAGGAGGTTAAAGGTTCTCATAATAAGTTCAAAAATACTACTGAAGAAGAGTCGAGTCTTCTGCAGTCCCATCTCAGAAAAATGCCGAGAGACTGGATTAAAGATCTCCATCAAGCGGCTTTAGAATGTAGTGATGATGGCATACTAGAATTAATTAAGCAAATTCCCCCTGAAAGTGAACCCTTAGCGATCGCCCTGCAAGATTGGGCCCAAAATTTCTTTTTTGAACCTGTTGTTGAATTAACCCAAGTTGAACAGCAAAAAGTAATAAATAATAAGCAATAGCTTCCTTGTCTTTTTATGACCACTGATCGCGGTAATATTTTAGTTGTTGATGATACCCCTGATAATTTACGCTTACTCTCAGTAATGTTATCAGAACAGGGTTATAAAGTTCGTAAAGCCCTCAATGGACAAACTGCCTTAAAAACCATTTATCAAGTTCCCCCCGACTTGATTTTATTAGATATTAATATGCCCTCAATGAATGGCTATGAAGTCTGTAAAAAACTCAAAAAAGAGGCAGGAATTCGAGATATTCCTGTGATTTTCATTAGTGCCTTAGATGATGTTTTAGATAAGGTTAAAGCCTTCGAAGTGGGAGGAGTTGATTATATTACTAAGCCTTTTCAAGCGGAAGAAGTCATTGCCCGCATTGAAAATCAATTAATCATACAACGACAAAAAAAACAACTAAAACAGGAAATTGAAGAACGTCAAAAAACAGAACAAACTCTCAGGGTTTATCTTCATGCTGTTTCCCATGATTTACGAAATCCCGTGTTAGGATTATCGATGGTATTACAAAATTTACTTAAGAAAAATCAAGAAAAAAAAGAGGGAAAAATAGAAGTTTCTTGGCAAATTTTAGAACAAATGTCCCAAAGTTGTGATCGCCAACTTAATTTGATTAATTCTTTAGTAGAAACCCAACAATTTGAAATGGGGGGAATTTCCCTTAATTGTCGTCCTTTAAATTTACTTACCTTTAGTCAGCAATTAGCGGCTGAATGGGAACCGATTTTAAAAGAAAAACAAGCAAAATTACAGACCATAATTCCCGCAGATTTACCCTTAATTAGTGGCGATAGTGATCGCCTGTGGCGTGTCTTTGAAAACCTCTTAGCCAATGCCTTAAAACATAATGATACGGGCATCAAATTAACCCTAAAAGCGGAGATAATAGAAACCAATAAATCTCACTTTATCCGTTGTATTTTAGAAGACGATGGGGTCGGAATTACCCCAGAACAAGCAGCTAACTTATTTGAACGCTATCAACGAGGAAATGAGGCAAAAAAGACATTAGGATTAGGGTTAGGGTTGTACCTTTGTCGTCAAATTATTGAAGCTCATGGAGGAGAAATTGGGGTGATTACTCAGAAAAATCAGGGGGCTAAGTTTTGGTTGACGTTGCCAATTTTGGAAAATTAAATTATTTTAGTGGCCCACCCTTGGGACAATATACCTATAATGATCAAGAGGATCGCCCTCATATTCTAAGATCAAGATGACGGTTAACTGACAACCCTATGTCAAAAATTGAAACTAGAACCGAACCCATGGTACTTAACATGGGGCCCCATCATCCCTCCATGCACGGAGTATTACGTCTCATCGTCACCTTAGACGGAGAAGACGTGGTAGACTGTGAACCCGTTATTGGGTATCTTCATCGGGGGATGGAGAAAATTGCCGAAAATCGGACTAACGTGATGTACGTTCCCTATGTTAGCCGCTGGGACTATGCGGCGGGAATGTTTAATGAAGCGATCACCGTTAATGCCCCTGAAAAATTAGCGGATATTGAAGTTCCTAAACGGGCCCAATATATTCGGGTCATTATGTTGGAATTAAACCGCATTGCTAACCATTTACTGTGGTTAGGGCCCTTCTTAGCAGATGTGGGCGCACAAACTCCCTTTTTCTACATTTTCCGCGAACGGGAGATGATTTACGATCTCTGGGAAGCGGCCTCTGGAATGCGGTTAATTAATAATAATTATTTCCGTATTGGTGGGGTGGCCGTTGATTTACCCTACGGTTGGATTGATAAGTGTGAGGACTTCTGCGACCATTTTCTGCCGAAAGTGGATGAATATGAGAAGTTAATCACCAATAACCCGATCTTCCGTCGTCGTGTGGAAGGTATCGGAACAATTACCCGCGAAGAAGCGATTAACTGGGGACTCTCTGGCCCCATGTTACGAGGTTCTGGGGTGCAATGGGATTTACGCAAGGTCGATCATTATGAGTGTTATGATGATTTTGACTGGGACGTTCAATGGGAAACTGCAGGAGACTGTTTTGCCCGCTATATCGTCCGTATTCGGGAAATGCGCGAATCCGTGAAAATTCTTCGTCAAGCGTTAAAAGGTATTCCCGGCGGCCCCTATGAAAACCTGGAAGCAAAACGCATGATGGAAGGCAAAAAGTCTCAATGGAATGATTTTGAGTATCAATACATTGCCAAAAAAGTCGCCCCTACCTTTAAAATTCCTGCGGGTGAACATTATGTTCGCTTGGAAAGTGGCAAAGGTGAAATGGGGATCTTTATTGTGGGTAATGATGATGTCTTCCCCTGGCGTTGGAAAATTCGCGCCGCTGACTTCAATAATTTACAAATTCTGCCTCACCTCCTTAAAGGGATGAAGGTTGCTGATGTTATGGCAATTTTGGGCAGCATTGATGTCATTATGGGGTCAGTAGATCGTTAATTTGTTAGGATGTAGGGGCGAACAGCCGTTCGCCCCTACGGATATTTTTAAATAATTGTTTGCTTGTGAATGAGTGAAATCTCTCAAAACCTTGAATTACCGAGTCATGAAAGTGCGATCGCTTTAGCGGGAATAGCTGAAGAAAATCTTAAATTTCTCTCCCGTCATACGGGTGCTAATTTAGTGTTACGGGGTCAAGAATTACGCATTTATGGTCAGGAAAAACAGGTCGAACGGGCGGTTAAAATTGTGCGATCGCTGCAACCTTATTGGCAAGAAGCAAAATCGATTTCTCGTCCTGATTTAATGACGGCTCTTCAAGCATTAGATACGGGACGTATGGAAGAATATCAAGACTTACAAAATTTAACCTTAGCGCGGACTCGTCGCGGCGAATTAATTCGGGCTAAAACCTTTCGCCAAAAACAATATATTAAGGCTATTGAAACCCATGATGTTACTTTTTGTATTGGCCCAGCAGGAACAGGAAAAACCTTTTTAGCTGCGGTTTTAGCAGTGAAAGCTTTATTAAATGATGAATGTGAACGGCTTATTTTAACTCGTCCCGCAGTGGAAGCCGGGGAAAAGTTAGGCTTTTTACCCGGAGATTTACAAGAAAAAGTTAACCCGTTTTTACGGCCTTTATATGATGCGTTATATGAGTTTATTGATCCGCAAAAAATACCGGATTTAATGGAAAGAGGCAAAATAGAAGTGGCTCCTTTAGCTTATATGCGAGGACGGACTTTAACGAATGCGTTTGTCATTGTAGATGAGGCCCAAAATACTACTCCTGCACAGTTAAAAATGGTGTTGACACGGTTAGGGTTTGGCTCAAAAATGGTAGTTACAGGAGATATCACGCAAACCGATTTACCCCGTCATCAAGATTCAGGTTTAGTGGTGGCGAGAAATATCCTGAAATCAGTGGAAGGCATCGCTTTTTGTCAATTTTCTCAAGCAGATGTAGTTCGTCATCCTTTGGTACAAAGAATCGTGGAAGCTTATGAGAAATTTGAGAAGTAACTTGAGATGCTTACCAGCTTAGGGCATTATTATCTTGACAATGAGAGTTAAATATGGTAGGGTATCAAGGTTTATTTGAAAGGGCTGAATTGCGATGAATTCGTTAAGTTATTTTCTTAGTTCCCCGCGATTTATTGTCATTGGAGGACACAAATGTGGAACGAGTTCATTACATAGCTATTTTAAACAACATCCCGATATTTTGATGCCTAAAATCAAAGGACAGGATCTCTTAAATAAAGGTGATTTAGATATCGCAGATTATCAAAAATCCTATGAAATGATAACTAACCAAAAGATATTTGGAGAAGTTTCTAGTAATTATTTTCAGTCTCATAAAGCTTGTTCAGAGATTAAAAAATATTTTGCTCATATCAAACTCTTAATGATTTTACGCAATCCTGTTGACCGTGCTTTTTCCCATTTTAACATGATTTCTGCTGAGCAAAAACTTAATGTTCAGTTCACAGAAATTGATCAAAATCATGACAAATTTGGTGAGATCATCCGGTTAGGATTTTATTATGATAATTTAAAACAATACATAGATACTTTTGGAAAACATCAGTTAAAAGTATTTTTATTTGATAGTTTTATCAAAAATAAACAACAGTTTTTTGAAGAGGTTTTTCAATTCATTGAAGTCGATGACAAATTCTTACCTAATACCTCAGTCATTCTTCGTAAAGGGGGTGAAGTAAAAAACCGAGGCCTTAAAGAATTTATTTTATCAAATCCTATTTTACATAAAACTGCTTCCCTCCTCACTAAACCGTTTACCACTTCAGAACAAAGATATAACTTCTATAAAAAAATTGATAATGTTTTTATAGAAAAACCATCCCTAACAAATGAGGCTAGAGAGATTTTCATTAATATTTATCGTGAGGATATATTAAAAACTCAAGAACTCTTAGATATTAATTTATCTCATTATCTATAAAATGCTATTGTTAAGGCTCATATTTTTGCAAAACATCACTCTGTTTTAAATCTGATACAGTAGCATTTCCTGTACAAAATAAGGCAGTTTTGATCTCTGTTATTAATAAATTAACCAACTCATCTAACGCATCAGGAGACTCAGACGCAGCTTGTAAAAATCGAAAGGCTAGTCCCCCTAAATCTGCCCCTAAAGCGATCGCTTTGGCCACTTCTAACCCATTGCGAATCCCCCCAGATGCGATCAAAGGAATCTCAGGATATTGTTGACGAATTTGCACCAAACAATCAGCCGTCGGAATACCCCAATCAGCAAAAGTTTGTCCTAATCGCCGTTGTAAGGAATTCTGCGCCCTCTCACTCTCAACTTTTGCCCAAGAAGTTCCCCCTGCCCCCGCTACGTCAATGGCACTCACTCCCGCTTCAATTAGCTTCCTTGCCATTTTCCCAGAAATCCCATTGCCAACCTCTTTGACGATCACCGGAATAGGGAGTTTTGAGCATACTTTATCAATTTTGTCAAGTAATTTTTTAAAATTAGTGTCCCCTTGAGGTTGAATACATTCTTGCAGGGCATTAAGATGAAGGATCAGGGCATCTGCTTGCAACAGTTCAACAACACGGAAACATTCATCCAATCCATAGGTATAATTTAGTTGAACTGCCCCTAAATTCGCAAATAAGAGGATATCAGGAGCAACTGAGCGAACGGCAAAGGTATCTGCCACCTCTGGTTTTTCTACCGCTACCCGTTGGGAACCAACTCCCATCGCTAACCCGTAGGTTTGGGCCACCACAGCGAGACGATAATTAATGGTTTTAGCCAATTGTGTTCCCCCCGTCATCGAAGAAATTAACAAAGGGGCCCCTAAAGGTTTACCGAAGAAAGTAGTAGAAAGATCAATGTCAGTAAAATCCAACTCAGGTAAGCAGCAGTGGGTAAAACGATAACGATCAAACCCATTACCAAGTTGACGAAATTGGACATCTTCTTCCAGACAAATCCGCAAGTGATCGTCTTTGCGCGTCTGGGTGTTACTCATATTATTGATTTGTGATTCAGTTATCACTTATCAGTTATAACACTATTAAAGATAAAAATTAAATCGATAGACAAGGAAATTTAATTATGAGTTTATTTGGTAGCGATCGCTTTTTAGTCCCCATTGATTTTTCCGCAGTTTCCTGGCAAGCTTTGGATGAAACTCTGAATTTTAGTCAAGACCCCAACAAAATCACGGTTATTCATGTTTTAGCTCCTCTATTAGCCGTTGAACCTTCGGTTATTTGGGAAACCTTAGACGATGAAACCCGTAAAAAAAATGTTGAAAATGCTTTCCATGAGCGTTACCCTAAATCTTTGATTGAAAACCTGAAATTTGAAGTCAAAATTGGCGATCCCAGTGCAGAAATTGTAGATTATGCCAAGGAACATAACATTGATTTAATCGTCATTGCTTCCCATGGACGCAGCGGATTACATCGTTTTCTGTTAGGTTCAGTCGCAGAACGAGTCGTTCGTTTTGCAGAATGTCCGGTTTTAGTTTGGCGGCCCTAATCTGGAATTCAATTAATAACTATTAATTTATACTAAAGATTAACTAAAAGTGCTACTTGTTACAGATTTTAGCAGAAGTAATCGATGATACTTAATGGTTAACTTTAAATTAATTGTTAAATGAAACCTAAAATTATTGTCTGTGGACTGGGACGAACTGGCTATAAAATCTTTCGCTTATTAAGACAACAAGGGGCCTCTGTCGTGGGGATTAGCGATCGCTTGATTCCTGGAGAGCATTCTGAGAGTATTATCATTGGAGAGGTGCGCTCGCCAGCAACTTTAGCCAAAGCTGGTATTCATCACGCTCAAACCCTGGTTTTAACAAGTAATGATGATGCGGTTAACCTCGCTATCCTGACCCAAGCCAGAATTATTAATCCTCAAATTCGCATCATTAATCGCCTATTTAATCATACTTTAGGGGAACGATTAGATCAAACCCTTCCTAACCACGTTACCATGAGTGTCGCTGCTTTAGCTGCCCCAATCTTTTCCTTTGCTGCGTTAGGAAGTAAGGCGATCGGTCAATTACAATTGTTTAATCAAACTTGGCCCCTTCAAGAAGTAATTATCGCTGAAAATCATCCTTGGTTGGGGTTAAATTTAGGAGAACTATGGGAAAGTTCTGATCGAATGTTAATTTATTATTTGCCGGCCCAAGGAGAATTAGATTTAATCTCAGCCGTATTACAACAAAAATCCCTACAATTAGGAGATCATTTAATTATTGGCACTAAACCCACCATGCGAGCTAAACGTCGCTTTTGGTGGCAAAAAATTTCCAAAGCGATCGCAAATTTAGGTCGTTATCGTCCCTATCTTACGCCAGTTATTCTCGTCACTCTTTGCCTATTGATGATGATTTTTGCGGCAACGTTAACCTATGTCGCAGTTAATTATAATACGTCTGTTGTGGATGCTTTATACTTTTCTGTGGGCATGATTACGGGGGCCGGAGGACAGGAACAAGTGGCAGAAAAAGCCCCTGCTAGTATTAAAATTTTTACGGCAATTATGATGATTGTTGGAGCAGGAGTCATCGGGGTTTGTTATGCCTTGCTCAATGATTTTATTTTAGGGAGTCGTTTAAAACAATTTTGGGATGTAGCAAGAGTTCCCACCCGACACCATTATATTGTCTGTGGGTTGGGGGGTATTGGTATTCAAATTGTGCGGCTACTTCATAATCAAGGCCATGAAGTCGTTGTCATTGAATCTGACCCTAATAATCGATTTTTACATACGGCCCGTTCTTTGGGGGTTCCTGTCATTGTTGAAGATGCCCGTGTGGCTCAAACCTTAACCACTGCCAATATTGAAAAAGCTGAGGCGGTTTTAGTTGTTACTAGCAATGACATGATTAATGTAGAGGTCGGGTTGACAGCTAAAGCGATCACTCCTAATCTGGCGATTATTTTACGGGCCCAAGATCCTCAATTTGCTCAGTCTGTACAAGAAGTGTTTGAGTTTGAGACGGTTTTATGTCCGGCTGAGTTGGCAACTCCTTCTTTTGCGGCTGCGGCTTTAGGGGGTAAAATTTTAGGCAATGGTATGACGGATGATTTATTATGGGTGGCTTTAGCCACATTAATCACGCCGAAACATTCTTTTTGTGGTAAAACTGTGAAAGAAGCGGCCATGAATGCAGATTTTGTGCCTTTATATTTAGAAAGAACTTCTTTCACCATTCATAGTTGGCAATTGTTAGAAACATCTTTACAACCTGGGGATGTTTTATATTTAACTATGCCGGCCAATGAGTTAGAACAATTATGGCGGGTTCCTACTTCAGAATTTAGATTTAATGAAACTTCGATGATTTGAATATTATCAACTCTAATAAGGTGAGATAACCTATCATGCTAAACGACGATAGAGTTCAGCATTCTTTTTGAGTACATAGTTTGCTGCCTCAGTACAGTCTTTCTTCGGAGAATTCAACCAATCTTCTATACTCGAACTTAATAAATCTTCAGGGGAGATCTGATTTTCCTGAGCTAATTTTTGTAACCTTTGAAGTTGTTCATCTGGAATATTAGCCTTAATGGAAGCCATTAATTATCTCCTCTCATACGCTTCATATTTGATTTTCAACTCAATACAGTTAATAGAGAATCCATGTTAATTCTTTTTTGGGAATCGTTATAAGATACACTATGCTATCTTAACACATTAGACTAGAGCAAAACTTAGACAAGATGAATTTGATAGTTTTTCTAAAAATATTTTCTAATTAAAAATAGAGAATGCTCTTAATTATATGACAACTCAATTACCAGAAAGCTTAACAGATATCAAATCTTCTCTTTATGAACAGGATTATTGTTTATGGATAGAAACAACTATCAATCATTTACAAAATGGCCAGTTAACTGAAATTGATCTCAGCAATTTAATAGATTGACAAAATACCTGAACTGTGAATCTGTTTGATCTCAAAAGTTTTGAGGGAGGTAATTATTCATTATTAATTGGTGAATTACCCCAATAAATTCAATTTATTTTCAAGCAAATCATGACTGTTTTAATCGATATACAAAGACTTTTCGTAATTCTTCAGCCCCTAATAACAATAAAGGACAAGTCAACAACATTAACCATTGCCAAGGCAATAAAGGCGCAGTGCTAAAAATCTTTTGTAGGGGAGTAATATAAATAATTGAAAGGATTAATAACCATTCTATGGCAATGCCTAACCAAATTAAACGATTACTAAAAAACCCCAATCTAAAAATAGAAACTCGTTCCGAACGACAGGCAAAAACATTACCATCTTGACAGGCAACGATCGCGGCCAATGTTGCCGTTGTCGCTTGAGCATAAAGAGCCATAGTTGCAGCATCGGCCGAATGGGATAAAATAGCGGGGCTGAGGGCTTGTAATTCCCTGAAACCATAACCATGACTCCACCAAACCACAAAAAAGGCTGTCATTCCAATTATTGCCTCAATTACACCCAAAAATCCGTAAGCGCGAGCCAATAAAGCCCCATCTAACAAAGACTTTTTAGGAGAACGGGGGGGTTGATCCATTGTACCTGCTTCTGGCAGTTCTGCCCCTAAAGCCAAGGCAGGAATCATATCTGTTCCTAAATCAATCGCCAGAATTTGTAAAATCACCAAAGCAGGGGGAATTTTGAAGGCAACCATCGCAAAAAATGGCACAATTTCCGCCATATTAGATGACAGTATATAGGTCATAAACTTGCGAATATTTTGATAAACGGCCCGTCCTTGTTCCACCGCACTAACGATTGTGGCAAAATTGTCATCTAACAACACAATATCAGCCGCTTCTCGGGCCACATCAGTGCCACTTAAACCCATCGCAATACCAATATTAGCAGCTCGTAACGCTGGGGCATCATTCACCCCATCTCCCGTCACTGCAACCACATGACCCAAATCTTTATAAGCTTGAACAATGCGTAATTTTTGCTCAGGCATCATGCGAGCAAATAGCAGTCCGTTTCTCAGGTGTAAAATTTGACGTAATTGGGCATCAGAGAGGTGTCCTAACCCTTCTCCTGTGACAATTCTTGCTTTACCTGTAATTAGCCCAATGCGAAGGGCGATCGCTTCTGCTGTGACCCCATAATCTCCTGTTACCATTGTCACCTTAATGCCCGCCTGATGACAACGGGCCAGTGCTTCTGTTACTTCGGGACGCGGGGGGTCAAACATGGCCACTAAGCCCAAAAAGATGAGATTTTGCTCTAATTCCTGAGGATCTTCCGTTAATAGTTCTTCTCCTCCCTTACGGGTAGCGACTCCTAACACCCGATAACCTTGACTGGCCAAATGATCGTTAGCTGTCCGAATTTCCGCTTTTTGGTCTTCATTCATGGGCAATAACTGACCATCTTTTAATAGGTGAGGACAACGCCCAATTACTTCCAGGGGCGAACCTTTAGTAAAGCTTAAATAAGGAAAGTCATTGGGCCAAATTTGGACTAACTGCCAGTCTAAGACAACTGTCATTAAGCGTCGTCGGGAGTCAAAGGGAATTTCTCGCTGTCGGGGGGCCTGTTGGTGTAATTCCTCTAAATTTAAGCCCCCTTTCAGTGCCACTACTAATAAGGCGGCCTCTGTCGGATCACCAATTTCTTGCCAATAACTAGGCCCGGCCGGATGAATTAATCTGGCATTGGAACATAAAGCCGCACCGGCCAATAATAAGTTAACCTGCCAATTAGCGGTTAAATGGGGCGGTATTTTAACCTCTCCCGTGGGGTCATAGCCTACCCCTGTGACGGCTATTTCTTGTCCTGAAGCCCATAATGCGCGAACAGTCATCTCATTTTTGGTCAGGGTTCCGGTTTTATCGGTACAGATAACGGTTGTCGCACTTAAAGTCTCAACAGCAGAGAGACGACGCACCAGGGCATTAGCTTTAGCCATGCGTTTTACCCCAATGGCCAGGGCTAGGGTGACAGTGGGTAACAGTCCTTCCGGGACAAAGGCGACGATAATACCAATGGCAAAAATAAAGCTTTCTTTGGTTTCCATGCCCACTAACCAATGAGTCAGCAAAAAAACCAAAGTTCCCATACTCAGGGCTAAGGCGGTGATCAGCCGAACAATGCGAGTAATTTGAACTTCTAGGGTGCTTGTTTCTCGTTTCACCTGGGTGGTAAGGTGGGCCACATGACCAAATTCTGTGCGTGAGGCAGTGGCATAAACGACGGCTATACCCCTCCCCGCAGCTACGGTAGAACCTGTTAAGACTAAGTTGGGAACATCGGACGGCCGGAGGTTTTCTGTTAAGATAGGCTCGGTATATCTGGCAATGGGTAAAGATTCTCCGGTTAAGATGGAAACATCGAGATAAAGACTTTGAGCCGAGACTAAACGAGCATCAGCCGAAATGCGATCGCCTTCTTCGAGTTGTATCACGTCCCCTGTAACTAATTCCCTGGCATTGATGACTTGCAGGGTTTCGTCTCGGTAAACTTTGACTTGGGAGGGTAAGACCTTTTTTAAGGCGGTTAAAGCCCGTTCTGCTTGATATTCTTGTACAAAACTAAAGATAGCGTTGATCCAAATAACAGCCCAAATAGCCCAACCTAATTGGGGAGTCTGGGAAATAAAGGCTAAAATACCCGCTACCCACAGCAGTAGGGCCATAAAATGGATTAATTGATCAATAAAACGCAATAATAAGGGACGATGGGGAGGTTCGGGCAGTTCATTG harbors:
- a CDS encoding PAS domain S-box protein, giving the protein MKSPQKSPTPEQIIQQLKAEIDHLKAAKQEALKSQEDLRESEERWQLVLKGTNEGIWDWNLKNDEMFFSARWKEMLGYEDEELPNHIDTWKQLIHPQDTEKVLKIVQEYLDKKTDHYRAEFRLRCQDGSYKWILSRGQALWDKGGKPIRMAGAHSDISDRKKEQILLTSLIDCIPDLVFCKDVKGMYKMCNHAFENFVGLDRSEILGKTDFELFLPEEALFFRQQDRLMMQQKQSRRNEEWLTYPDGSRRLVDTLKTPFCCAEGELMGTIGISRDITDRKHKEEAIKKQAERDALLSNIARQLIDQDLNVAINFILEALGKFTNCDRSYVIHYFPEEKAWSMRHEWSSEYTSSTISDSQNIPLEVFPWFSEQLINGKAICINHVDDLPLEAIAEKDAFKNSLSPTLVVVPMMAGGNILGYLGLDGKASKRWTNKEVNLLKLVGELMAIAEARANAEEAQKDSQARFAGILDNANEAIISIDENQNITLFNHAAEKTFGYTAEEVLGQPFNLLIPTRFTDYHQQHIKTFRETPETARQMGGRRPVFGQRKDETEFLAEVSISKIKLRGRTIFTAIVRDITERKQAEEALKQAKETADAANRAKSEFLASMSHELRTPLNAILGFTQVMQRDRSLNEEQQQNLGIIGRSGEHLLELINDILEMTKIEAGRTTFNQVNFDLYRLLDNLESMLHLKAEEKQLQLIFEKVQDVPQYIQTDEGKLRQVLINLLGNAIKFTQEGGVILRVKGERQKRKTKSIILTFEVEDTGPGIAPEEVDQLFEAFGQTETGRNSQEGTGLGLPISRKFVQLMGGEITVSSVLGRGSLFTFSIKVDIVTANKIKVHKPTRRVIGLAPEQPQYRILVVDDRLESRILLVKLLSSLGFNVRQASNGQQALDTWEAWEPHLIWMDMRMPVIDGYKATQRIKATMKGQATVIIALTASAFEEERNLVLSAGCDDFMRKPFREEVLWGKIAQHLGVRYLYEDVEEVKGSHNKFKNTTEEESSLLQSHLRKMPRDWIKDLHQAALECSDDGILELIKQIPPESEPLAIALQDWAQNFFFEPVVELTQVEQQKVINNKQ
- a CDS encoding hybrid sensor histidine kinase/response regulator, whose translation is MTTDRGNILVVDDTPDNLRLLSVMLSEQGYKVRKALNGQTALKTIYQVPPDLILLDINMPSMNGYEVCKKLKKEAGIRDIPVIFISALDDVLDKVKAFEVGGVDYITKPFQAEEVIARIENQLIIQRQKKQLKQEIEERQKTEQTLRVYLHAVSHDLRNPVLGLSMVLQNLLKKNQEKKEGKIEVSWQILEQMSQSCDRQLNLINSLVETQQFEMGGISLNCRPLNLLTFSQQLAAEWEPILKEKQAKLQTIIPADLPLISGDSDRLWRVFENLLANALKHNDTGIKLTLKAEIIETNKSHFIRCILEDDGVGITPEQAANLFERYQRGNEAKKTLGLGLGLYLCRQIIEAHGGEIGVITQKNQGAKFWLTLPILEN
- a CDS encoding NAD(P)H-quinone oxidoreductase subunit H, whose product is MSKIETRTEPMVLNMGPHHPSMHGVLRLIVTLDGEDVVDCEPVIGYLHRGMEKIAENRTNVMYVPYVSRWDYAAGMFNEAITVNAPEKLADIEVPKRAQYIRVIMLELNRIANHLLWLGPFLADVGAQTPFFYIFREREMIYDLWEAASGMRLINNNYFRIGGVAVDLPYGWIDKCEDFCDHFLPKVDEYEKLITNNPIFRRRVEGIGTITREEAINWGLSGPMLRGSGVQWDLRKVDHYECYDDFDWDVQWETAGDCFARYIVRIREMRESVKILRQALKGIPGGPYENLEAKRMMEGKKSQWNDFEYQYIAKKVAPTFKIPAGEHYVRLESGKGEMGIFIVGNDDVFPWRWKIRAADFNNLQILPHLLKGMKVADVMAILGSIDVIMGSVDR